A single region of the Deltaproteobacteria bacterium genome encodes:
- a CDS encoding serine hydrolase: MLRKLRVTYLIIVSIIIATTSISAPKAQTNVGVDYSLPRSTPAAEGVNAQKLARLFNNLATTGKPVNTILIVKNGKIIAEAYKYPYGPQYKRQLFSVTKSIISILIGIAINDGLFKGVDEHMVDIFNDRKIKYLDERKRKTTLHDYLSMQAGIDWQNDKVNLNMYDAFEQMINSSDPTQYVLDLPAHIDPGTGFFYHNGVSHLLSAAIQKRARKSTFDYAQEKLFTPLGISDVYWAADKLGTTHGAFGLYLLPEDMAKIGQLMLNNGAFNNQQIVPAAWVKQSTRKQTKNSFLNDNDGYGYQWWVNKDTFFGRGSGGQYIIVVPKLKLVAVFCSNLTGEDEDWELPEILFNLYVTPAVTGKGSLAADKYLANAIAAYEQKPKAKKVTYSLPAQSIDGAEYLIEDNSTISFAISSPGEISATWEVGNKEYNVIVGLDGVERINQLASFSQPELASAMSAIGHFDEHTLIARLTWLNGADDLIMTMDFSKDQPVWEILAALNNKRVMGRLTGVKKN; this comes from the coding sequence ATGTTACGAAAATTGAGAGTAACTTATTTAATTATAGTCTCTATAATTATTGCCACTACAAGCATAAGTGCACCTAAAGCACAGACTAATGTTGGAGTTGACTATAGTTTGCCGCGTAGTACTCCTGCGGCAGAAGGGGTTAATGCCCAAAAACTGGCTCGGCTTTTTAATAATTTAGCTACTACCGGTAAACCAGTGAATACTATTTTGATTGTTAAAAATGGTAAAATAATTGCCGAAGCATATAAATACCCTTATGGGCCGCAGTATAAGCGCCAGCTTTTTTCAGTTACTAAAAGTATTATTTCTATTCTGATAGGTATTGCTATTAATGACGGACTATTTAAAGGTGTTGACGAGCATATGGTTGATATTTTTAATGATCGAAAAATAAAGTACCTCGATGAGCGCAAACGCAAAACAACATTGCATGATTATCTTAGTATGCAAGCAGGTATTGATTGGCAAAATGATAAAGTTAATTTAAATATGTATGATGCTTTTGAACAAATGATTAATAGCAGTGATCCCACGCAGTATGTTTTGGATCTCCCCGCGCATATTGATCCTGGTACTGGCTTCTTCTATCATAATGGCGTTTCTCATTTATTAAGCGCTGCTATTCAAAAGCGCGCACGTAAATCTACATTTGATTATGCTCAAGAGAAGTTATTTACGCCTTTAGGTATTAGTGATGTTTATTGGGCGGCTGATAAACTTGGTACAACGCATGGCGCTTTTGGTCTTTATTTACTTCCTGAAGATATGGCGAAAATTGGACAGTTAATGCTTAATAATGGTGCTTTTAATAATCAGCAAATAGTACCGGCAGCCTGGGTAAAGCAGTCCACAAGAAAACAAACAAAAAATAGCTTTTTAAATGACAACGATGGTTATGGGTATCAATGGTGGGTAAATAAGGATACTTTTTTTGGCCGTGGTTCTGGGGGTCAGTATATAATTGTGGTACCAAAATTAAAACTAGTGGCGGTATTTTGCAGCAATTTAACCGGTGAAGATGAAGACTGGGAATTGCCCGAGATATTGTTTAATCTTTACGTAACCCCAGCAGTTACGGGTAAAGGCTCTTTAGCGGCAGACAAATATTTAGCAAATGCTATTGCGGCATATGAACAAAAGCCCAAAGCAAAAAAAGTAACTTATTCTTTACCAGCACAAAGTATCGATGGCGCTGAATATTTAATAGAAGATAACAGTACCATTAGTTTTGCAATCTCTAGTCCTGGTGAAATTTCAGCAACTTGGGAGGTTGGCAATAAAGAATATAATGTTATCGTAGGGCTTGATGGAGTTGAGCGTATCAATCAACTTGCAAGCTTTAGTCAACCAGAATTAGCCAGTGCTATGTCAGCTATTGGACATTTTGACGAGCATACACTTATTGCACGGTTAACTTGGTTGAATGGAGCAGACGATTTAATAATGACTATGGATTTTAGTAAAGATCAACCAGTATGGGAAATTTTAGCGGCCTTAAATAATAAAAGGGTTATGGGTAGGCTGACAGGAGTTAAGAAGAATTGA
- a CDS encoding response regulator transcription factor, translating to MNSTTLEKNDGLSEFEHRLLLVDDDAFNRDGMRPFFIRAGFKVFEAGDEDNAWQIIQQKNVDVAILDLAIPAEPGAATDHDRGSLLAWRIKQSYPDIGIVLFSAYEDVAATFLDKVKEGIRGIAYQLKGCSPADLLKTVNEVMAGKVLIDNVITVKQQASYNNFVDKLTDEEKPYVEYAVSSIAALPPRLLQVTRFLANSFNVDGISKALNVSHKTAENYIGQVYDRLGLTEMGHVAPNLRKSVIIVKSCMLYDLSYN from the coding sequence ATGAACTCGACTACGCTAGAAAAGAATGATGGCCTTTCAGAGTTTGAGCATCGCTTGCTACTAGTAGATGATGATGCATTTAATCGAGATGGTATGCGACCATTTTTTATACGCGCTGGTTTTAAAGTATTTGAGGCCGGTGATGAAGATAATGCTTGGCAAATTATTCAACAGAAAAATGTCGATGTTGCAATTTTAGATTTAGCAATTCCAGCTGAACCTGGGGCAGCAACTGATCATGATCGTGGTAGTCTTCTGGCTTGGCGTATAAAACAAAGTTATCCAGATATTGGTATTGTTTTATTTTCGGCTTATGAAGATGTTGCTGCTACATTTTTAGATAAAGTAAAAGAGGGTATACGTGGTATTGCTTACCAACTTAAGGGGTGTTCACCTGCAGATTTGCTTAAAACTGTTAATGAGGTGATGGCCGGAAAAGTATTAATAGATAATGTAATAACAGTTAAACAACAGGCCAGCTATAATAATTTTGTAGATAAACTTACGGATGAAGAAAAACCATATGTTGAATATGCGGTTAGCAGTATTGCAGCTCTACCACCTCGCTTGCTTCAGGTCACCCGTTTTTTAGCAAATTCTTTCAATGTTGACGGTATTAGCAAAGCTTTGAATGTTTCGCATAAAACGGCAGAAAATTATATTGGGCAAGTATATGATAGACTAGGGCTTACTGAAATGGGGCATGTGGCACCCAATCTGCGTAAATCCGTAATCATTGTTAAATCATGTATGTTATATGATTTGTCATATAACTAA
- a CDS encoding GAF domain-containing protein: protein MKLNSQRGFWPKTVIILAPILLLLTVINLYLELGHDYGGFLPSWSQKRSVIYPTIISAQTGNAWISREAFARSAWYINPATPAWWPIIDKYKLRYNDVLVALEYIEYGRWSSNAYTSIAREDISSIQLTILRDHQQLDLDIPIKKFTWTNLIEAKLPDLIVGFCFWLLAFAVYRARPKAKINYVAGIALSLFAGNIWLTVYTADFSGLLPLFIRNVIVGIIAAFAALWLLRLALVLPFQTINSPRLFMPLLNFVAIVTCFLFIISFIIIWQNQWNVQFWDLQRQLLLIAMSLVLTITFLAYFFFISRQFWLIFHRNFSRRIRRQSWLLLAGLIPAIPYFSVDFGHPFIGQGYCWHGFDLRLGLLPLAISFAIVVVRYHNFQRLPKTIFLVLMIAFSALLAGIGSWIFRIIKPIAANNLSLFFFLALMATAIAVIIIWGLKSGLHGIFARLWHWDDISYAAVRRFGHNVARPGGLANLPETIVKAIVTELELECAAIWLWNDTQDSLMLAASSGNCTNLSLPKTLEPSALRKNIGAISYRDYINEPTIKYINYVKPANTLEIIVPLITSGQPIGVLGFGKRWTDEVFDERDLEIVDLVAQQAALLLTAAHIDQLRQFPIQIAIIQEKERLRISQELHDTIQQFLGRLPFQLELSRQTAFDDPKTTQQVLEKCIDDVGVAAQMVRDVCNNLAPRHLDKGLCRPLNLLIEKFASHTAITTQVNISSSVDSILSVDARHALYRVVQQSLDNIVAHAKATHVQVDIYKQNNRVLFTVKDNGIGISLQDRLQAEERGSFGLISMNARITSLQGDFNINSSPGKGMTVTGWLPVLVI from the coding sequence GTGAAATTAAATTCACAACGAGGTTTTTGGCCAAAAACCGTCATAATCTTAGCACCAATATTGTTGCTCCTTACTGTAATTAATCTCTACCTTGAGCTTGGTCATGATTACGGTGGTTTTTTGCCGAGCTGGTCGCAAAAACGCAGTGTTATATATCCTACGATAATTTCCGCGCAAACTGGCAATGCTTGGATAAGTCGCGAAGCATTCGCTCGTTCTGCTTGGTATATTAATCCTGCTACACCTGCATGGTGGCCAATCATTGATAAATATAAATTGAGATATAATGATGTATTAGTAGCACTTGAGTATATTGAGTATGGCAGATGGTCTAGCAATGCTTATACATCTATTGCACGCGAAGATATTTCTTCTATACAGCTTACAATTTTACGAGATCACCAACAGCTCGATCTCGATATACCAATAAAAAAATTCACCTGGACCAATCTTATTGAAGCAAAACTACCAGACCTTATTGTAGGCTTTTGTTTCTGGTTACTGGCATTTGCGGTCTATCGTGCCCGCCCCAAAGCTAAAATAAATTATGTCGCTGGCATTGCGCTGAGTTTATTTGCTGGCAATATCTGGTTAACGGTCTATACCGCAGATTTTAGCGGATTATTGCCTTTATTTATACGTAATGTTATAGTAGGTATAATTGCAGCATTTGCTGCACTTTGGCTTTTACGCCTAGCCCTAGTTTTGCCATTTCAAACTATAAATTCTCCAAGATTATTTATGCCATTACTTAACTTTGTAGCCATTGTCACTTGCTTTCTTTTCATTATATCTTTTATCATTATTTGGCAAAATCAATGGAATGTGCAGTTTTGGGATTTGCAAAGACAATTATTGCTTATAGCTATGAGTTTAGTGTTAACCATTACATTTCTAGCTTATTTCTTTTTCATTTCTCGTCAGTTCTGGTTAATTTTTCATCGTAATTTTTCGCGCCGAATAAGACGACAAAGTTGGTTACTTCTTGCTGGCCTAATACCAGCGATACCGTATTTTAGCGTTGATTTTGGGCATCCTTTTATTGGTCAAGGATACTGCTGGCATGGATTTGATTTACGTTTAGGCTTATTACCTTTAGCAATTTCTTTTGCAATTGTTGTTGTGCGCTACCATAACTTTCAACGATTACCTAAAACTATTTTCTTAGTTTTAATGATTGCCTTCAGTGCTTTACTAGCGGGTATTGGTTCATGGATTTTTCGTATCATTAAACCAATAGCAGCTAATAATCTCAGCTTGTTTTTCTTTCTTGCGCTTATGGCCACTGCTATTGCTGTCATTATTATATGGGGATTAAAAAGTGGTCTGCATGGCATTTTTGCGCGTCTTTGGCACTGGGATGATATAAGCTATGCAGCGGTTCGACGTTTTGGTCATAACGTTGCACGACCTGGCGGTTTAGCCAATTTACCTGAAACCATAGTTAAAGCAATAGTCACAGAATTAGAATTAGAATGCGCGGCAATATGGCTTTGGAATGATACACAAGACTCTCTTATGTTAGCAGCCTCTTCGGGTAATTGTACTAATTTATCCTTACCAAAAACTCTTGAACCGTCAGCTCTGCGTAAAAACATTGGCGCAATTTCATATCGTGATTATATTAACGAACCAACAATAAAGTACATTAATTATGTGAAACCTGCCAATACCTTAGAAATTATTGTTCCTTTAATTACATCTGGACAACCTATTGGAGTCTTGGGTTTTGGCAAACGTTGGACCGATGAGGTTTTTGATGAGCGTGATCTTGAAATTGTAGATTTAGTAGCACAACAAGCCGCTTTACTTTTAACCGCTGCGCACATTGATCAATTACGACAGTTTCCTATCCAAATCGCTATTATTCAAGAAAAAGAGCGTTTACGTATATCGCAAGAGTTGCATGATACGATTCAACAATTTTTAGGCCGACTACCATTTCAACTCGAACTTAGTCGACAAACTGCTTTTGATGACCCGAAAACAACGCAACAAGTTTTAGAAAAATGTATTGATGACGTGGGCGTCGCCGCTCAAATGGTACGAGATGTGTGTAATAATCTCGCACCTCGTCATCTCGACAAAGGATTATGTCGCCCTTTAAACTTACTGATTGAAAAATTCGCTTCACATACTGCTATTACTACACAAGTTAATATTTCATCGTCAGTTGACAGCATACTATCTGTTGATGCTCGTCATGCTCTTTATCGCGTAGTACAACAATCTCTAGATAATATCGTTGCTCACGCCAAAGCAACTCATGTTCAAGTTGATATTTATAAACAAAATAATCGTGTTTTATTTACCGTTAAAGACAATGGTATAGGCATCTCACTGCAAGACCGTTTGCAGGCTGAAGAACGTGGTAGCTTTGGATTAATTTCAATGAACGCTCGTATCACATCGCTGCAAGGTGACTTTAATATTAATAGCAGCCCCGGAAAGGGTATGACGGTTACCGGTTGGCTACCTGTTTTAGTTATATGA